One window of the Candidatus Microbacterium colombiense genome contains the following:
- a CDS encoding MFS transporter → MQRVPISPVSTPGWRAWAIWSVGVAAYILAITNRTSLGAVGVEAADRFQADASTLALFAVVQLAVYGGMQIPIGILLDRFGSRPIMTIGMFLMAAGQLTMALSPSIGIAIVARVLLGAGDAAIFPAVLRLVATWFPAQRGPLMVQFTGILGQTGQLIALVPVAALLHATRWDITFGSIAGLGVLFTILVALVIRNHPPERGADVSVNTDTGMIRVVTSAIDTGVGIRAAWAHPGTRLAFWSHFTTPFAGTAFVLLWGMPFLTAAQGLDTAHAAGIISVYVIAGMAFGPVIGDLSRRLPNHRSLALVLPAVGVQMLAWLIVIALPGPAPLWLLYVLAAALATGGPASMIAFDHARTHNPSHRLSTATGVTNAGGFIAALIAIFLIGLALDLQGAGTPDTYSLDAFRLAFLMPVPLWIIGVVFILIERKRTRIRIGLDPERRR, encoded by the coding sequence GTGCAGCGCGTTCCGATCTCCCCCGTGTCGACTCCGGGGTGGCGCGCATGGGCGATCTGGTCCGTCGGCGTCGCCGCGTACATCCTGGCCATCACCAATCGCACATCGCTCGGCGCCGTCGGTGTCGAGGCCGCGGATCGGTTCCAGGCCGACGCATCGACGCTGGCGCTCTTCGCGGTGGTGCAGCTCGCCGTGTATGGCGGAATGCAGATCCCGATCGGCATCCTGCTCGACCGCTTCGGCTCGCGTCCGATCATGACCATCGGCATGTTCCTCATGGCCGCGGGGCAACTCACGATGGCGCTCTCCCCCAGCATCGGCATCGCCATCGTGGCGCGTGTTCTTCTGGGAGCCGGTGACGCAGCGATCTTCCCGGCGGTGTTGCGACTGGTCGCCACCTGGTTCCCCGCGCAACGAGGCCCGCTGATGGTGCAGTTCACCGGCATCCTCGGGCAGACGGGTCAGCTCATCGCGCTGGTCCCCGTCGCCGCTCTCCTGCACGCGACAAGGTGGGACATCACCTTCGGAAGCATCGCGGGGCTCGGCGTGCTCTTCACGATCCTCGTCGCGCTGGTGATCCGCAATCACCCGCCCGAGCGCGGGGCCGACGTGTCGGTGAACACCGATACCGGGATGATCAGGGTGGTCACCTCAGCCATCGACACCGGCGTCGGCATCCGCGCGGCGTGGGCACACCCGGGCACTCGCCTCGCGTTCTGGTCACACTTCACGACGCCGTTCGCCGGCACCGCGTTCGTGCTGCTCTGGGGAATGCCGTTCCTCACGGCGGCCCAAGGGCTCGACACGGCACACGCGGCCGGGATCATCTCGGTCTACGTCATCGCCGGTATGGCGTTCGGCCCCGTGATCGGCGATCTGTCGCGGCGTCTTCCCAACCACCGCTCGCTCGCCCTGGTGCTGCCGGCCGTGGGCGTGCAGATGCTCGCCTGGCTGATCGTGATCGCGCTTCCGGGGCCTGCGCCGCTCTGGTTGCTCTACGTTCTCGCCGCGGCTCTCGCGACCGGTGGTCCGGCGTCGATGATCGCCTTCGATCACGCGCGCACCCACAACCCCTCGCACCGCCTGAGCACCGCCACCGGGGTCACGAACGCGGGAGGCTTCATCGCCGCGCTCATCGCGATCTTCCTCATCGGTCTCGCCCTCGACCTGCAGGGCGCGGGCACGCCCGACACCTATTCTCTTGACGCGTTCCGCCTGGCGTTCCTGATGCCCGTTCCCTTGTGGATCATCGGCGTCGTCTTCATCCTGATCGAGCGCAAGCGCACTCGTATCCGCATCGGACTCGACCCCGAGCGACGGCGCTGA
- a CDS encoding arginase family protein, which translates to MTTAFSLIVSQGRVADRTDGALVGARRTADALSALLGLTPTIVGTPASAVVDDWTEALPQAEGTLHGLRDAVRGAFDAGSTPLLATNTCAASLGTLPTVAERHPDAVVLWIDAHGDFNTPATTDSGYLGGMVLAAACGLWDSGHGAGLDPRQVIVIGGRDIDDAEGELLASAGVTVIPPAESTPARILDLIDGRPVWIHVDWDVLEPGYIPAAYRVGAGMLPHQIAAIFAALPADSVRGVELAEFEAGDPDVPEHLSVELIVETFQHLLR; encoded by the coding sequence ATGACCACTGCCTTCTCGCTCATCGTCTCTCAGGGCCGCGTGGCCGACCGCACCGACGGGGCGCTGGTGGGCGCGCGGAGAACAGCCGATGCGCTGTCGGCACTGCTGGGGCTGACCCCGACGATCGTGGGAACGCCCGCATCTGCCGTGGTCGACGACTGGACCGAGGCGCTTCCGCAGGCGGAGGGTACGTTGCACGGGCTGCGCGACGCGGTGCGTGGGGCGTTCGACGCCGGGTCGACTCCGCTGCTCGCCACCAACACCTGTGCGGCGAGCCTGGGCACCCTTCCGACGGTCGCTGAACGTCACCCGGACGCCGTCGTGCTCTGGATCGACGCGCACGGCGATTTCAACACCCCCGCCACGACGGATTCGGGCTACCTGGGTGGAATGGTGCTCGCCGCCGCCTGCGGACTGTGGGACAGCGGTCACGGCGCGGGGCTCGATCCTCGCCAGGTGATCGTCATCGGAGGTCGCGACATCGACGACGCGGAAGGCGAGCTGCTCGCATCCGCCGGAGTCACCGTGATTCCACCGGCAGAGTCGACGCCCGCCCGGATCCTCGACCTGATCGACGGGCGGCCGGTGTGGATCCACGTGGACTGGGACGTTCTGGAGCCCGGCTACATCCCCGCGGCCTACCGCGTCGGTGCGGGTATGCTCCCGCATCAGATCGCGGCGATCTTCGCAGCGCTGCCGGCTGATTCGGTGCGCGGAGTGGAACTGGCGGAGTTCGAGGCCGGTGACCCGGACGTGCCGGAGCACCTGAGCGTCGAACTCATCGTGGAGACGTTCCAGCACCTCCTGCGCTGA